Part of the Calditerrivibrio sp. genome is shown below.
TCTCTGACCTTCATCGATAGCATTATCTAAAACTGAGAGCAGTACCTTCCTCGTTTTACCAAACTCATCAAAAACACCAGTTTTAATTAGAGATTCTACTACCCTTTTGTTTACTACCCTTAAATCAACCCGTTTACAAAAGTCGTATAGGCTTTTAAAGTCACCCCCATTCTCCCGAGCAGATATTATGGAATCTATTGCTGTAAAGCCCACATTTTTTATAGCACCCAAACCGAATCTTATGGAATTTTGATCAATAATAAAGTCTTTACTACTCTTATTTATTGTCGGTGGCAACACCTTAATCCCCATACGCTTGCATTCCTCTATGAAAGCAACAATTTTATCCCCTTTATCCAGTTCTGATGACAAAAGTTGGGACATATACTCCACAGGATAATGGGCTTTTAGATATGCTGTCTGATAGGAGATCATTGCATAAGCTGCAGAATGGCTCTTATTAAAACCATACTCAGCAAATTTCTCCATGAGGTTGAAGATCTCTTCTGCTATTTTTATATCAAAGCCCCTCTTCTTGGCCCCTTCTATCTTAAGCTCTTCACTGCCATATAGGAAGATCTCTTTATGTTTTTTCATCTCCTCCGGCTTCTTCTTACCCATAGCTCGTCTTAGGAGATCAGCGCTGCCCAAACTATAACCAGCTATAATTTGGGCAATCTGCATCACCTGCTCCTGATAAACGATGATACCATAGGTATCCTCAAGTATAGGCTCAAGTTCCGGAAAAAAATAAGTCACCTTCTGTTCCCCATGTTTCCTTTTCACAAAATCATCCAGCATCCCGCTACCTATCGGTCCAGGCCTATACAAAGCCACCAATGCAATAATATCCTCAAACTTGTTGGGTCTAAGTTTTTTGAGCAGGTTTTTCATACCAGGGCTTTCAAGTTGAAAGATACCGGTTGTTTCACCGCTGGAAAGCAATTCATAGGTTTTTTTGTCGTCTAATGGTATATTATTGATATCTAAATCTATACCATGCCTTTGTTTAATAAGCTTTACAGTATCATCAATTACTGTTAAGTTTTTAAGACCTAAAAAATCAAACTTTACCAATCCAATCTCTTCAAGGGTATTCTTCTCATATTGGGTCAGTATCTCATCATTCTGCCCCTTACAAAGAGGTACATATTCAATTAAAGGCTTATCAGCTATCACAATACCTGCTGCGTGCATACCAGTTTGCCGTAAAAGCCCCTCAAGCTTTCTAGCGTTAGTTAACAGCTCCTCACCTTTTTCTATCTGTTTTATATTCTTCTCTAACTCAGGATCCTCTTTCAAAGCTCTTTCAAGGGTCATTCCCGGTGATTCGGGAATCATCTTTGCTACCTTATCCACTATCTTAAGGGGTATCTCCAAAACCCTTCCCACATCCCTTATAACACCCCGAGCTAGCAACTGACCAAAAGTTACGATCTGGGCTACTTTATCGTTACCATATTTGTCGATTACATATTTTATTACTTCGTCCCTTCTGTTCTTACAAAAGTCTATATCAAAATCTGGCATACTCTTGCGCTCTGGATTTAAAAACCTTTCAAACAGTAAGTTAAACCTAATAGGATCTATATCAGTAATACCCAAAGCATACGCCACCAGAGAACCAGCTCCTGATCCTCTACCAGGGCCAACAGGAATTTTACTCTTTTTGGAGTAATTTATAAAGTCCCACACGATCAAGTAGTAACCCGCATACCTTTTCTCAATTATTACTTTAATCTCATAATTTAGTCTTTCGATATATTTGCTTTGTTGATCTACAGGGATACGAGATAACTTTTTATGTAACCCTTGCCGAGCAAGATGCTCAAAGTACGTTTCCACAGTATATCCATCTGGAACCTCATAACGGGGCATGTGGAGATTACCCAGTTCTATACTTACATTACACTCCTCCGCTATCTTCAACGTATTATAACACGCTTCAGGGATACCATAAAAAGTTTCCCACATCTCCTGTGGGGATTTGAGATAAAGCTGATCAGAATGGAATTCAAGCTTATCCCTATTGGAAATGGTTGTTTGCATCTGGATACACATAAGGATCTGATGGGCCAAATGATCACCCTTTTCAAGATAGTGACAATCGTTTGTAGCTACCAATGGGATACCTGTTTTCTTGGATATATTAATAAGCTCTTTATTAACCTGATGCTGTTCGGGGATACCATTTTCCTGTAATTCAAGGTAGTAGTTACCCTTTCCTAATATATCCTCATACTCCTTTGCTGACAAAATTGCCGATTGTATATCACCTCTGAGGATATGTTTTGGTGGTTCCCCTGCTAAACAAGCAGACAAGCCAATTAACCCTTCAGCATATTGCGCCAGTAATTCCTTATCTATTCTCGGCTTATAATAAAACCCCTCTAACTGGGCAAGGCTCACAAGATATTGAAGGTTTTTAAGCCCTTTGTTATTTTTTGCAAGCAAAATTAGATGATAGTTTTTATCTTCACTCTTTTCATAATCCCGCTTTTTCCTGTTATCAGGGGCAACATAAACCTCGCACCCGATGATCGGCTTTATCCCGCTTGAAGTGGTTTTTTTGTAGAAATCTATGGCCCCATACATAGTACCATGATCGGTGATAGCTACTGCCGTAGAACCAAATTTTTGAAGCTTATCTATGAGCTTATTTATCTGTATAGCCCCATCAAGCAAGGAGTACTGACTATGAAGATGTAGATGAACAAAATCTTTACTACCCATCTAATCCTCTTTTACCAAAATCCTAAGGGTCATATTGCTTTTTAAAAACTTTAACCCACTAAGGTTATAGACAATTACTTCAGATAGCATCTCCGAACACCCCTTAACATCTATCTCCAAGTTAAAAGGGAGCATATTCCCTAAAAGAAAATCTGTAACACCATCCACATCATCTAACCCAAAAAAAACAACTTTTTCTGGGTTGGGATGACCTAAGTTAGTTAGCATCTCCTTCAATTGGTTCACTGCAAAATCCGATATCACCCCTATAAGAGTAGGGCTGTCAAAACATACAGGATGATTGTTGTTACCCCTTCTTAAAACCTCTAACTTTGGTATATCGCTTTTTTTATACCCCTCAGTAATAACAATATCCACATCCTGCATATACCTTATCACTAAATCCTCAATAGATGGCTCCTTGTAAACATGGGATTGCACAAGCCCCATCTTTTCTCTGTTAGAAATGATCGATAATACCGCACCAGCTTCTTTAAACCTATAGGAGTCTTTACCTGGTTTATCAATCTCAAATCTGTGGGCATCATGCTTTATAGCACCCACTCTTATCCCTTTTGATGTTAAGACCTTTATCAATTTTTCCACAAAGGTTGTCTTCCCACTACCAGAAGCTCCTACAAATGACACCACATTCTTCATCTATCACACACCTATCATGTTCTACAAGAAGATAAATATTAAGATAAGATAAGTCAATCTTTTTCTAAAAACCATAATCCTATATAGGATTTTTTAGAACAGAGCTCCTATAATAAAAATATTAGGTACATCTATAGCCACTACGTATATAAAACTTGACTTTTATAGTTTATTTATCTACTCCTAATATAAGAGGTGTACATGCAATACCCCTATAAATGTTGTGATCATCACAGTAGCTTAGAAGAATTTTCAGCCAATAGGCTTTTTTGGGTTATTATTTTAAATGTTGGGATTACGCTATCTGAAATAATTGGTGGCGTTATCTCCGGTAGCCTTTCTCTTATCTCTGATGCCCTTCACAATTTCTCAGATGCAGTCGCCGTAATAATAAGCTATATAGCTATCCAGCTTGGTAAAAAAAATAATTCTCTCAAACACACTTTTGGGTTAAAGAGGGCTGAAATCATAGCTGCCATGATCAATGCCTCTGTATTGGTAGGTGTATCCATTTACCTTTTTTATGAGGCCATCAAAAAGTTTTTAGTTCCAGAACCTATTATTGGAGATATTATGCTTTTAGTAGCAACTATTGGGCTTGTCGGTAACATAATATCGATTATCCTCTTAGAGTCTGGCTCAAAGGAAAATATCAATATTAGATCCGCATACCTTCACATGCTCACAGATGCTATATCCTCTGTAGTAGTCATTTTAGGTGCTATATCTATTATACTTTTCAAAATATACTGGATAGACCCTCTTCTAACTTTTTTAATAGGTTTATATGTTCTTAAAGAGAGCTTTGATATATTGAAAAACTCGACACATATATTGATGGAGGGTGCACCTCTACATATATCCCTTGATGAGATAAAAGAGGCTATAGAAAAAATAGACAAGATAACAAACATACATCATATACATATCTGGAGTATAGGGGAAAAGGATATACATATTGAAATGCATGTTGAACTTGAAGATATGCTCCTTAGTAAAACCGAGCCTATAAGAGAAAAGATCGAACAATTGTTGTCCCAATTCGGTATAAACCATGTAACCATCCAGTTTGAAACAGACTACTGTGTCAACAAAAACCTAATCTGTAAGTAAAAAGATAATTTAATGGTACATATCTACTCTTTCATAAACCTATAGGAGGATCTCTATGAATAAGAAGAATCTTCTGTTTCTATGTACTGGCAATTCCTGCCGCAGTCAGATGGCAGAGGCTTACGGTAAGATCTTTTTGAGCAATAGATACAACATATATTCTGCTGGAATAGAAAAACATGGATTAAATCCTTACATGCTTAAAGTGATGGAAGAGGACGGTATAGACATGAAAAACCATTATTCAAAAACCCTTTACGAACTTGATTCCATCCACTTTGACATAGTTGTTACAGTGTGCGATAATGCCAGCGAAACTTGTCCCTTATACCTTAAAGAGGCCACCAAAATACATAAAAGCTTTCAAGATCCAGCTAAATTCTTAGGAAGTGAAGAAGAAAAAATACACTTTTTCAGAAAGGTTAGGGATGAAATAAAGGCTTTTATAAGGGACGAACTAACGATCTTAAACTTGTAATATCAGAAAAAAAGTATATTATAGCTTTATGATAATTACCATAATACTGTTACTTATACCCACAAATCTTCTTGCCTGGGGACCAGAAACCCATATAAAAATAGCCCTTGATATACTCGAACACACAAACTTTTCTCTAATAAAAATACATCAAGCTTTCTTCATAACTGGTAACGTATTTCCCGATCTCTTTAATTTTTTTAAAGATATTTCCCAATTCAAAAAATCGCTCCCAACCCATTCATGGAGTACCGTATCAAAACTTTTTTCAAATGCCAAAACAGATCAAGACAGGGCCTTTATCTACGGTTATTCGGCTCATTTAGCTGCAGATATCATCTCCCATAATCAGTTTGTACCCCAACAAACGATGTTGGTAAGTAGGTCAAGATTTTTATCCCATTTTCTCCTTGAACTTGCAAGCAGTTCTAACGATAAAAAATATAGATATGCCCTCATCGAAGTGTTGGAAAAAGCCAATGTCTATGGTAACGTTTTTTTAAATACCTTTAATATTGATGAAAGGTATTTCAAAAAAGAGTTATTTCTCCTTAAAAACGCCATAAAGATGCAAAACCTCATAAAGATCCCCGAAATAATCTCCTACATGAAGAGAAAAAGAGATAGATCTTTTTTACTGAAATCCTCTATATACGAAGAGAAGTCTTTGGAGCTCGCAAAAAAAGCTGTAGAAAGCGGTTTTATTGACTTGATGAAATATGACCCAAGTGGTAAACAATCCATAAAACAAGCAAAAGAGATGAGAAAAGAGCTTTTGGGCTCTTTTACAAAAAAAGAATTGAAAAACCACAATAAAGATCATATATTCACCTCAAAATTTGATCCTAAAAAGATGGACTAATAGATGGATATATTCATACTTATTTTAGTGGGTTTTATTGCTGGTATAATCGGCGCAATGTTAGGGATAGGAGGTGGATCTATTATTGTACCGATTCTTGTTATATTCCTCCATTACCCCATGCATACTGCAGTAGCAGTAGGATTAATCACAATAATAGCAACAAGTATATCTGTAGCCCATATAAATGTCTTAAAAGGTTTAGTAAATTTAAGATTGAGCTATCTTATTGAAGTAATAACAGTCCTTGCATCTATTACAGGAGGATTAGTTAGCAATAGTATAAAAGATGGAACTTTACAGATAATTTTTGGTATCATCCTTGCCATCATGGCCATCATATATATAAAAGAGAGCATAAAACCAAATATAAACAAGATCACAATAATAGAAGAAAACCAATTTACAGATATATTCCTTGACCAGGAAGATGATAACAATATGATAAAGTACACCCCTGTAGCCATATCCAAAACACTCGCCGTATCCACATTTGCAGGTTTGGCCTCAGGTATGTTGGGTATAGGTGGTGGGGTATTCAAGGTACCAGCCATGAATCTGGTATCGAAAATACCTATTAAAGTTGCAATAGCCACAAGCAACTACATGATAGGTCTCACAGCAGCTGCAGGTGCCATACCATATCTTTTAAACGGCAGGATAGACCCTTCTGCTTCCATATACATGATCATCGGAGTCATCTTTGGTTCTAAATATGCAGTTCTTAAATTTGGTAAGGTTACAGATAAAAAGCTTAGAATACTCTTTGCTTTATTCTTAATTTTTGTCTCCATACAGATGTGTTATAAAGGACTTAGCAAATGAGAGATGAACATCTAAAAAAACAGATATCCTTAATATACGCTTTATCCTCAAAGATATCTTTAGCCCTTGCAATAACATTTACACTTTTAAGTATCATCCTAAGAGTTGCTGGTCATCAAAACAGTTTTATTTATCTTTTTGGCATGATAATCATTTTCTTACTTATAGCAACCCCATTTTTTGGTGTATTAACTGCATTGATTTATTATGTAAAAGAAAAGAATAAGATAATGGCCCTTGCAGCATTGGGCATCATTCTTATCATACTATCTGCTATAGTAAAAGGTTATATATTCCGGTAAGCCTATCAGAATATATAACCTTAGTGGGGGTGTTAATCCGCTTGATTTCTGATGTATGTAGGTATGTTTATCTCCTCATCATTGTAGTCATCAAGAGTTTTAAGCCCCAAATCCCTTTTTTTGATCTGCTGTATCTTTTTACCCACAGTTTCTATCGATTGTGACTTAGGCTGTATATAGTCAGTGATATTGACCGTTTTATTCTCTCTGACTTTACCGAGCCCGGTTGCAACGATGGTTACCTTTATGTACCCTTCCATACTATCATCAATGACGACACCTTTGTATATGGATGCTTCTTCCCCAGCAGCCTCATAAACCACCTGAGCAATATTCTGAACTTCTGTCATAGTGATATCGTTCCCGCCTGTAATATTCAAAAGAATAGCCTCCGATCCCTTTATATTGGAATCCACAAGGAGTGGGCATGTAAGGGCTTTTCTTGCTGCATCCTGATCCCTATTCTCACCACTTGCTACCCCGATGCCCATCATTGCCATACCCTTGGATGACATTATCGCTTTGATATCAGCAAAATCCACATTGATATAACCATTGCTATTAATGGTATCCGAGATCCCCTGAACACCCTGTCTAAGAACATCATCCGCAATTCTGAAAGCCTCTTTAAAAGGTGTATTCTTGTCTATAACATCAAGCAACTTATCATTTGGCACCACAATATAAGTGTCCACATGATCTTTTAAAAATTTTAATCCCTGTTCAGCAAACTCACTCCTTTTTTTCCCTTCCCAGTAAAATGGTTTTGACACTACCGCAACAGTCAAAGCCCCGAGATCTTTTGCTATGCTGGCAATTACAGGGGCAGCACCGGTTCCTGTACCACCACCCATACCAGCGGTTATAAACACAAGATCAGCACCCCTTAAGGCATCTTCTATGACCTCTTGTTCTTCTATCGCAGCTTTTCTTCCAATTTCTGGGTTACCACCAGCTCCAAGTCCCCTTGTAAGCTTGCTTCCCAACTGAATCTTAATAGGCGCCTTATTAGCTGCAAGAGCTTGGGCATCGGTATTTGCTGCAATAAACTCAACGTTTGTTATCCCGGCATTGATCATATTATTGATGGCATTGCCACCAGCTCCACCAACACCTACCACTTTGATTACTGCACCTGAAATGATCTCTTCAAATTCAAACATAAAACACCCCCGTATTTTTTAAAAAAATTCCTTTATCATGCTTTTCATTTTTTCTAATATCTTATAAAGTTTTGTTTCATCACTACCCTTAGATATTGCTATCTTTGGGTGACCTTTTTTTGCTGCAATAAGGGCCAACCCAACTGAAGTTGAATACATTGGATCATTGATGGTATCCACAAGCCCCTTTTTAATCTTATCTGGCTTTGCTATCCTTATGGGTAGATTAAATATGGAGTAAGCTAACTCCTCAAGCCCTTCTATATTAGACATACCACCTGTAAAAACTATACCTGCACCTATCATATCATAAAACTTCTTCTTATATAGTTCCCCTAAAAACATCTGAAGAATCTCTTCACACCGAGCGTGTAGTATTTGGGTTAAGACTGCCCTGGAAATCTTCCTCGGTGGCCTACCACCCACAGAGGGAACCTCAATGATCTCATCCGAAGACACATAAGGCATCCAAACGCATCCATAAGCCTTTTTTATCTTTTCAGCTTCAGATTCTGGAGCATTTATACCTATAGCTAAATCTGAAGTACAATTATTACCCCCAAGTTGTAACACTGCAGTATGATACACTGTCCCTTTTTTTAGTATTATCATATCGGTTGTTCCACCGCCACCATCGATAAGACATACCCCAACCTCTTTTTCCCCTTCACTCAAGACAGCCTCAGCAGACGCCAACTGCTCTAAAACTATATCATCCACAACGAGCCCTGCCCTTTCACAGCTCTTTAATATATTTTGAGCACTTGAGACAGCACCCGTTATAATATGCACATCCACCTCTAACCTAACCCCACTCATCCCTTTTGGGTCTCTTATTTCAGATTGACCATCCAGTGTATACTGTTGAGGTATAACATGTAAGACCTCACTACCTATTGGAATATCAACTGCAGATGCTGACTCTATTACTCTTTCAATATCTTTTTCAGATACCTCTCTGTTCTTTACAGCGATAATACCTTTCGAATTGAAGCTCTTTATATGCCCTCCAGCTATACCAACAGTAACATTCCTTATGGCTACACCAGCCATGCGTTCAGCATTTGCAACAGCTTCTTTAATGGAGTTAACGGTTGCTTCGATATTTATCACCACACCTTTTCGTATACCTGTGCTGGGAGCAACCCCAACACCTACCACCTCAATTTCATCATTATCAGTCTTTCTTACAACAGTTGCACAGGTCTTTGTTGTTCCAATATCAAGGCCTACGTAAACATTGTCATGTTTCATTTTTAACTCCATCTATATAGATTTTTCCATTCACCCTCATATCAACATAGTTTACACTTTTATAAAGTGTAACGAGACCTTCATAATACTTAAAGTTCCTTTTGAATATTTCAAAATTATAGGCACCTAATAACCTATGATCTTTCCTGACTATAACCAAATGGGACGGCAATAGCTCTATTTGTGTAAAACCAGACTCACCAAGAAACTTCACAATCTCCGCAGCTGCAGAAAGTTTATCGTAATTAAGTTCTGTATTATCAAACACCTTGACATCATCACAGGTCGCAGGTATAAGTTCACCTTCAAAGGCATAAAAATAGCATTTATTCTTATTTTTCAGTTTCATTACTGCCTTCCTCTCATACACCTCAATCTGTAATGTATCTGGGTAGATCTTTTTTATTGTAGCTTTTTTTATCCATGGATCCTGCAATATATCATCTGAAAAGCTTCTTATATAGTTTATATTTTGATCTCTATATCCATTAGTCCAAGAAGTAATCTTTTGGGTATCAGCATTTACCACACCCTTTATACTGATAATCTTAGTTTTGAAATAATTGGATCTCATAAATAGACCAACACTATAAAACATGGCAAAGCTAAAAGACAACATTATAAGAACTGTAATCATCCTTAAAAAAATGCCCAGATAACTACCCATATCTACATTTATCCCTAATATATATCATCTCAACCACATCCTCATAGCTAAGACCAAATTTCGCCGCTGCATTTGGTAACAAGCTTGTTTCCGTCATTCCGGGTAGGGTATTTACCTCTAAAACATACGGTGTTTTGCCATCATAGATAACATCCACCCTTGCAGCTGACCTACATTCTAAAATATCATAAGCCCTTTTAGCTACATCTTTTACCAACTGCTCCTCTTTACAATCCAATCCTGTATCAAAAAGATATTCAGTAAGCCCCTTAGTGTATTTGGATGTATAATCATAAAAACCCTTAAGCGGTCTTATCCAGATAATTGGTAGTATCAGATCATCTATGATAGATATAGTAAGTTCTTTACCTTGTACAAACTTTTCCACTATAATCTTGTTATCATATCTTTTAGCTTCATCAATTGCAGAAACAAACTCACTATCATCCTTCACAATGGTAATTCCTATGGTAGAGCCTTCCCGTGAAGGTTTTACCACACATGGATAAAAGGGAGAAGAGCTCTCTCCATTATAAACAAAATAGTCAGCTGTTGGAATACCCGCTTCTTTAAAGATCTTTTTGCTCAATACTTTGTCAAATGCTACAACACTTGCAGCCACACCAGAACCGTTATAAGGGATCCTCATCATCTCAAGGAGCCCCTGAATCGTCCCATCTTCACCATATTTCCCATGTAATGCTATAAAACAGAAATCAGGTTTTTCCCTAATAAGTATCTCAGCGATATCCCACCCCACATCTATCAAAATGGTGTTATCATATCCTCGCTTTAATAAAGCACTATAGATCCCTCTACCTGTCTTCAGAGAAACCTCTCTTTCACTGGATACGCCACCATAAAGCACAGCTATTTTATCACTGTACATCTTTGTTCTCCAGATATGTAGTAATCTCTTTGGATAGATTTGTAATGTTACCAGCTCCCAACGTCAAGAATATGGTTTTATCCATTATTCTTTCATCTATAAAATTGAAAAAATCTGAGGGGGCCTTTATATGATGCACCTGTTTAAACCCACGTTTTCTTATCTCCATAACAAGATTTTCCGAAGTCACACCTTCAATGGGCTTTTCGCTTGCAGCGTATATATCCGTTACAAAGAGTTCATCCGCATCAAAAAATGCCTTGGAAAACTCATTCATTAAAAACTTTGTTCTTGTATACCTATGGGGTTGAAAGATAACTATCAACCTGTGATCGTCAAAAGCATCCCTTATTGCTCTCAATGTAGCCACAATCTCAGTAGGATGATGACCGTAATCATCTATAACCTTAATCTTTTTGTTATCAAACCTTACCGTTAACCTTCTCTGAACACCGCTAAACTCTTTTAGACTCTTTTTTATATCTTCAAAAGGTATTTCAAATTCTAACGATGCACCAATCGCTCCCAACGCATTTAATACATTATGTTCTCCAGGCACTGATATCTCTACTCTACCCATATTCGAACCTTTTACAATAACATTAAAACTACTCCCAAAACCCTCTTTTTTTATGTCGGTCCCACGGATATCTGCCCTTGCACTAAAACCATATGTAACAAACTTTTTATTAATCATAGGGATGATATCTGCCACATTAGGGTCATCCAAACAGATAATATTTGCACCATAAAAAGGAACTTTGTTGGCAAAATCTGCAAAGCATCTTTTCACATCATCAAAATCAGCATAACTCTCCATATGCTCCTTGTCGATATTTGTTATTACACTAATAGTGGGAAAAAGCATTAAAAACGATCTATCACTTTCATCCGCCTCAGACACCATATAATCGCTTTTACCAACAACGGCATTGTTTTCATTTCTGTTTAATCTCCCACCTATCACCACTGTGGGATTTAGACCAGCTGTATTAAAGATTTCAGCTATCATGGATGAAGTGGTAGTCTTACCATGACTTCCTGCAACCACAACAGAATATTTCATCCTCATAAGCTCTGCAAGCATTTCACCCCTTTGAATAACAGGGATATAGTTCTCATGGGCATATATGAGCTCTGGATTATCCTGGGAAACAGCTGAGGAATACACAACCAGGTCTGCACCGTTTACATTTTCTTTTTTATGCCCAATAAAGATCTCAATACCCAAACTCTTCAACCTTTGTACATTGGCATTTTCAGATATATCTGAACCGGTAATCTTGTACTCAAGATTGTGCAAAATCTCCGCAATACCACTCATGCCGATACCACCGATACCTACAAAATGGATCTTCTTGTATTTTCTAAACATGTTCTAACTCCATCTCTTTTATAATTATCTCCGCAGTATCCCTATAAAACACTTTTTCAAACCTATCTCTATAAAGCTCAAAACTATCATAGTAATGCTTTATTATCTCAAGTAGTTTAGCGCCTGTTGCCTTCTTTTCTTCCAATACCACCCCTACCCCTTTTTCCTCGATAAACTTTGCATTGTAATACTGATGGTTATCTGTGGCCTCTGAAAAAGGGATAAAAACCCCAAATCTCCTCGAATAAAGAATCTCAAACACCAAGCCAGCTCCAGCCCTGGAAATAACAAGATCTGCCCATTTAATAGCCTCCACCATATCATCAATATATTTCTTCACAGTAACATTACTAACACCTATCCCTTTTTCCCTATATCTTTCAATGGTTTCTTCATACAATCTGTCCCCAGTCTGATGGATAATACTAAAGCCCATACCCAAAAGCTTATCAACCACATC
Proteins encoded:
- the ftsA gene encoding cell division protein FtsA — its product is MKHDNVYVGLDIGTTKTCATVVRKTDNDEIEVVGVGVAPSTGIRKGVVINIEATVNSIKEAVANAERMAGVAIRNVTVGIAGGHIKSFNSKGIIAVKNREVSEKDIERVIESASAVDIPIGSEVLHVIPQQYTLDGQSEIRDPKGMSGVRLEVDVHIITGAVSSAQNILKSCERAGLVVDDIVLEQLASAEAVLSEGEKEVGVCLIDGGGGTTDMIILKKGTVYHTAVLQLGGNNCTSDLAIGINAPESEAEKIKKAYGCVWMPYVSSDEIIEVPSVGGRPPRKISRAVLTQILHARCEEILQMFLGELYKKKFYDMIGAGIVFTGGMSNIEGLEELAYSIFNLPIRIAKPDKIKKGLVDTINDPMYSTSVGLALIAAKKGHPKIAISKGSDETKLYKILEKMKSMIKEFF
- the murC gene encoding UDP-N-acetylmuramate--L-alanine ligase → MFRKYKKIHFVGIGGIGMSGIAEILHNLEYKITGSDISENANVQRLKSLGIEIFIGHKKENVNGADLVVYSSAVSQDNPELIYAHENYIPVIQRGEMLAELMRMKYSVVVAGSHGKTTTSSMIAEIFNTAGLNPTVVIGGRLNRNENNAVVGKSDYMVSEADESDRSFLMLFPTISVITNIDKEHMESYADFDDVKRCFADFANKVPFYGANIICLDDPNVADIIPMINKKFVTYGFSARADIRGTDIKKEGFGSSFNVIVKGSNMGRVEISVPGEHNVLNALGAIGASLEFEIPFEDIKKSLKEFSGVQRRLTVRFDNKKIKVIDDYGHHPTEIVATLRAIRDAFDDHRLIVIFQPHRYTRTKFLMNEFSKAFFDADELFVTDIYAASEKPIEGVTSENLVMEIRKRGFKQVHHIKAPSDFFNFIDERIMDKTIFLTLGAGNITNLSKEITTYLENKDVQ
- a CDS encoding D-alanine--D-alanine ligase, with amino-acid sequence MYSDKIAVLYGGVSSEREVSLKTGRGIYSALLKRGYDNTILIDVGWDIAEILIREKPDFCFIALHGKYGEDGTIQGLLEMMRIPYNGSGVAASVVAFDKVLSKKIFKEAGIPTADYFVYNGESSSPFYPCVVKPSREGSTIGITIVKDDSEFVSAIDEAKRYDNKIIVEKFVQGKELTISIIDDLILPIIWIRPLKGFYDYTSKYTKGLTEYLFDTGLDCKEEQLVKDVAKRAYDILECRSAARVDVIYDGKTPYVLEVNTLPGMTETSLLPNAAAKFGLSYEDVVEMIYIRDKCRYG
- a CDS encoding FtsQ-type POTRA domain-containing protein; this translates as MITVLIMLSFSFAMFYSVGLFMRSNYFKTKIISIKGVVNADTQKITSWTNGYRDQNINYIRSFSDDILQDPWIKKATIKKIYPDTLQIEVYERKAVMKLKNKNKCYFYAFEGELIPATCDDVKVFDNTELNYDKLSAAAEIVKFLGESGFTQIELLPSHLVIVRKDHRLLGAYNFEIFKRNFKYYEGLVTLYKSVNYVDMRVNGKIYIDGVKNET